The Pseudomonas sp. R4-35-07 genome contains a region encoding:
- a CDS encoding RNA polymerase sigma factor, whose product MSSVQPPHSELVGALYRDHRGWLLAWLRRNVACPSRAEDLSQDTFMRLLGRDELRAPREPRAFLVAIAKGLLFDYFRRAALEQAYLTELMLIPESEHPSPEEQHLILEDLKAIDRLLGTLSSKARAAFLYNRLDGMAHAEIAQRLGVSVPRVRQYLAQGIRQCYIALYGEPT is encoded by the coding sequence TTGTCGTCGGTCCAGCCCCCACACAGTGAGCTTGTTGGCGCATTGTATCGCGACCATCGTGGCTGGCTGCTGGCCTGGCTGCGGCGCAACGTAGCCTGCCCGAGCCGCGCCGAAGACCTCAGCCAGGACACCTTCATGCGCCTGCTGGGCCGAGATGAGCTGCGCGCACCCCGCGAGCCACGCGCCTTTCTGGTGGCAATTGCCAAGGGCTTGCTGTTCGATTATTTCCGCCGCGCCGCCCTGGAACAGGCCTACCTCACCGAATTGATGCTGATCCCGGAAAGCGAACACCCTTCGCCCGAAGAACAGCACCTGATCCTTGAAGACCTCAAGGCCATCGACCGCCTGCTCGGCACACTGTCGAGCAAAGCCCGCGCCGCGTTCCTCTATAACCGCCTCGACGGCATGGCCCATGCAGAAATCGCCCAGCGCCTGGGTGTGTCGGTGCCGCGTGTGCGCCAGTACCTGGCCCAGGGCATTCGCCAGTGCTACATCGCGCTGTATGGCGAGCCGACGTGA
- a CDS encoding PepSY domain-containing protein has product MKSKTIRRWSFIHTWTSLICTVFLLLLALTGLPLVFHHEIDHLLGNEPQLKQMPVGTPQLNLEQLVAKAQAHRPGEAMQYLAWDEDDQNGVIAIMAATAGTEPNSSHTFMLDARTGEAVEMPSANGGLTLFLLRLHVDMFAGLPGKLLLAFMGVLFVLAIVSGTVLYLPFMRRLKFATVRQNKSTRLRWLDLHNLIGVVTLTWALVVGVTGVISACADLIIAAWREDALSTMIEPYKNAPPLTQRAPATELLSIAANAAPGMEPDFIAFPGTRFSSEHHYAVFMKGSTHLTSHLLTPVLIDARTLAVTAIAARPWYMDAMGMSQPLHFGDYGGMPMKILWAVLDVLTIIVLVSGIYLWIVRRKAGKA; this is encoded by the coding sequence ATGAAAAGCAAAACCATCCGCCGCTGGTCCTTCATCCACACCTGGACCAGCCTGATCTGCACCGTATTCCTGCTGCTGCTCGCCCTAACTGGCCTGCCGCTGGTGTTTCACCACGAGATCGACCATCTGCTGGGCAACGAGCCGCAGCTCAAGCAGATGCCCGTCGGGACGCCGCAACTCAACCTGGAGCAACTGGTGGCCAAGGCCCAGGCTCATCGACCCGGCGAGGCCATGCAGTACCTGGCGTGGGACGAGGACGACCAGAACGGTGTGATCGCGATCATGGCTGCAACAGCCGGCACCGAACCGAATTCGTCCCACACCTTCATGCTGGATGCGCGTACCGGCGAAGCGGTGGAAATGCCCTCCGCCAACGGCGGGCTCACCCTGTTCCTGCTGCGCCTGCATGTGGACATGTTCGCCGGGCTGCCAGGCAAGCTGTTGCTGGCGTTCATGGGGGTTCTGTTCGTGCTGGCGATCGTCTCGGGCACGGTGCTGTACCTGCCGTTCATGCGCCGCTTGAAGTTCGCCACCGTGCGCCAAAACAAGTCAACTCGCCTGCGCTGGCTCGACCTGCACAACCTGATCGGCGTAGTCACCCTGACGTGGGCACTGGTGGTGGGCGTGACCGGTGTGATCAGCGCCTGCGCCGACCTGATCATCGCCGCCTGGCGCGAGGACGCCCTCAGCACCATGATCGAACCCTATAAAAACGCCCCGCCACTGACTCAGCGCGCACCGGCCACTGAGCTGCTGAGCATTGCCGCCAACGCCGCGCCGGGAATGGAGCCAGACTTCATCGCCTTCCCCGGCACGCGCTTTTCCAGCGAACATCACTACGCCGTGTTCATGAAGGGCAGCACCCACCTCACTTCCCATCTGCTCACCCCGGTATTGATCGACGCCCGCACCCTGGCCGTGACCGCCATCGCCGCACGGCCCTGGTACATGGACGCCATGGGCATGTCCCAGCCGCTGCACTTCGGTGACTACGGCGGCATGCCGATGAAAATCCTCTGGGCGGTGCTGGATGTGCTGACCATCATCGTGCTGGTCAGCGGGATTTACTTATGGATCGTGCGGCGCAAGGCGGGTAAGGCATGA
- a CDS encoding PolC-type DNA polymerase III, translating into MSLFSWLRAKKPRLDAAQQQRLAELRGPSPLGHGTLRSQRWVVVDLETSGLNLNRDQVLSIGAVVIEDGAVDFSQMFERTLQRTATKLSPSVLIHGLGPSAIAAGSDPVDALLDFMAFVGDSPLLAFHAPFDQHMLGRALMDSLSYRLTHPFLDVADIAPLLCPEANIREAGLDDWISHFKLQVGERHHASADALATAELMLILFSRARQQHIDTPQALQERLSQWKRRKQAPSF; encoded by the coding sequence GTGAGCCTGTTCAGTTGGCTGCGCGCGAAAAAACCCAGGCTCGACGCGGCGCAGCAGCAACGCCTGGCCGAGTTGCGCGGGCCCTCGCCGCTGGGCCATGGCACATTGCGCAGCCAGCGCTGGGTGGTGGTCGACCTGGAAACCAGCGGCCTGAACCTCAACCGTGACCAGGTGCTGTCCATCGGCGCCGTGGTGATCGAGGACGGTGCGGTGGATTTCTCGCAGATGTTCGAACGCACCCTGCAACGCACCGCCACCAAACTCAGCCCCAGCGTGTTGATCCACGGCCTCGGCCCCAGCGCCATCGCGGCCGGCAGCGACCCGGTGGACGCGCTGCTGGACTTCATGGCGTTCGTTGGCGACAGCCCGCTGCTGGCCTTCCATGCGCCGTTCGATCAACACATGCTGGGCCGGGCGCTGATGGACAGCCTGAGTTATCGCCTGACCCACCCGTTTCTCGATGTGGCCGATATCGCCCCGCTGTTATGCCCTGAAGCGAACATCCGTGAGGCGGGGCTGGATGACTGGATCAGCCATTTCAAATTGCAGGTGGGCGAGCGCCATCACGCCAGCGCTGACGCACTGGCGACGGCGGAGCTGATGCTGATTCTGTTCAGCCGTGCGCGCCAGCAACACATCGACACGCCCCAGGCGCTGCAAGAGCGTTTGTCCCAGTGGAAGCGGCGTAAACAAGCTCCGTCTTTCTAG
- a CDS encoding glutathione S-transferase N-terminal domain-containing protein yields MSAPSMTLFHNPASPFVRKVRVLLIETGQQDRVALHACMPTPVNPDAHVVQGNPVGKIPALRLADDSVLHDSRVILDYFDHQHVGNPLIPRDGSARWRRLTLASMADGIMDAAVLVRYETAMRPVEKHWDQWLDEQRNKMRRALAELEAEAIAELASHFDIAAISVACALGYLDFRHPDLQWRMDNPRLAAWYAEVSQRPSLQQTQPPA; encoded by the coding sequence ATGTCCGCCCCCAGCATGACCTTGTTCCACAACCCCGCGTCGCCGTTCGTGCGCAAAGTGCGCGTGCTGCTGATCGAGACCGGCCAGCAGGACCGTGTGGCCCTGCATGCCTGTATGCCCACCCCCGTCAACCCGGATGCGCACGTGGTGCAAGGCAACCCGGTCGGCAAGATCCCGGCCCTGCGCCTGGCCGACGATTCGGTACTGCATGACAGCCGGGTGATCCTCGATTACTTCGACCACCAGCACGTCGGCAACCCGCTGATCCCCCGCGACGGTTCGGCCCGCTGGCGCCGCCTGACCCTGGCCTCGATGGCCGACGGGATCATGGATGCCGCCGTGCTGGTGCGCTACGAGACTGCGATGCGCCCGGTGGAAAAACACTGGGACCAGTGGCTGGACGAACAGCGCAACAAGATGCGTCGCGCACTGGCCGAGCTGGAAGCCGAGGCGATTGCCGAACTGGCCAGCCATTTCGACATCGCCGCGATCAGCGTGGCCTGCGCCTTGGGCTACCTCGACTTCCGCCATCCCGACCTGCAATGGCGCATGGATAACCCAAGGCTTGCCGCCTGGTACGCTGAGGTCAGCCAGCGGCCTTCGCTGCAGCAGACCCAACCGCCCGCGTGA
- a CDS encoding FecR family protein, with protein MTLISSKPVSARVLDAAIAWQLSLDAGDGSEVEQEEFAKWLASDEEHARAWRQLGMLDQRFSVACGPARAALLQSRESVRQRMRKLGRGLASIALVVGLALFAGERYVPIHYWLADQRTATGEQRTLTLADGSRITLNTHSAIDVHFDAKRRLIVLQEGEIFVETGHNDARPFSVQTRDGNLRALGTRFIVRREDHATRLSVLQSAVAAQPQALHQEQVFKQGQQVLMRSDGLGPLLAVPPATDAWTRGMLVVDNARLGDVVAELGRYRTGHLGVDDNVADLRITGSFPLHDTALALNALLPTLPVRIEQHTPWWVTVKGKP; from the coding sequence GTGACGCTGATCAGCTCCAAGCCAGTATCGGCCCGCGTGCTGGACGCCGCGATTGCCTGGCAACTGTCCCTCGACGCAGGCGATGGCAGCGAGGTGGAACAGGAAGAATTCGCCAAATGGCTGGCCAGCGATGAAGAACACGCCCGCGCCTGGCGCCAGCTGGGCATGCTCGACCAGCGGTTCAGCGTAGCCTGCGGGCCCGCGCGGGCCGCGTTGTTGCAGTCGCGCGAAAGCGTTCGCCAGCGCATGCGCAAGCTGGGCCGTGGCCTGGCGAGTATTGCGCTGGTAGTGGGGCTGGCGTTGTTTGCCGGTGAGCGGTATGTGCCGATCCACTATTGGCTGGCCGATCAACGCACCGCCACCGGCGAACAGCGCACGCTCACGCTGGCGGACGGCAGCCGGATCACGCTCAATACCCACAGCGCAATTGACGTGCATTTCGACGCTAAACGCCGTTTGATTGTGTTGCAGGAAGGCGAAATTTTCGTCGAAACCGGCCACAACGATGCGCGTCCGTTCTCTGTCCAGACCCGCGACGGCAACCTGCGGGCGTTGGGGACGCGGTTTATCGTCAGGCGCGAAGATCACGCCACGCGCCTGAGCGTGCTGCAATCGGCCGTGGCCGCCCAGCCTCAGGCACTGCATCAGGAGCAGGTGTTCAAGCAAGGCCAGCAAGTGCTGATGCGCAGCGATGGCCTCGGCCCTTTGCTTGCCGTCCCGCCGGCCACCGACGCCTGGACCCGCGGCATGCTGGTCGTCGACAACGCCCGCCTGGGCGATGTGGTGGCGGAACTCGGCCGGTATCGCACCGGCCATCTGGGCGTGGATGACAACGTGGCCGACCTGCGCATCACCGGCAGCTTCCCACTGCATGACACCGCCCTGGCGCTCAATGCGCTATTGCCCACACTGCCGGTGCGGATCGAGCAGCACACGCCGTGGTGGGTGACTGTCAAGGGTAAACCTTAG
- a CDS encoding IS3 family transposase gives MTDCCRVFEVNRSSYYAWRQRQGKINLEREALKVVLVKYHKASRGSAGARTLSEDLRGAGHQVGRYMARSLMKEAGIASRQRRPHKYKSSGAESLVAEHELEREFYVADINKVWCADITYIQLGKRWLYFSVVLDLFARRVVGWSYSLVADATLASESLRMAVELRGRPKGVLFHSDQGCQYTSHKFRAELQAHELKQSMSRKGQCWDNAPMERFFGSLKSEWVPEKGYSSECEARADINRYVARYNSVRRHSYNGYHSPIAAEKLAA, from the coding sequence ATTACAGATTGCTGCCGCGTTTTTGAAGTCAACCGCAGCAGCTACTACGCCTGGCGTCAGCGCCAGGGGAAAATCAACCTGGAGCGCGAAGCGCTCAAGGTTGTTCTAGTTAAGTACCACAAGGCCTCAAGAGGATCGGCTGGAGCGAGAACCCTCTCTGAAGACCTGCGAGGCGCAGGCCATCAGGTGGGGCGTTACATGGCTCGCAGCTTGATGAAGGAAGCCGGGATTGCAAGCCGCCAACGCAGGCCCCATAAATACAAGTCATCAGGCGCGGAGTCTTTAGTGGCTGAGCATGAGCTGGAGCGCGAGTTTTACGTAGCTGACATCAACAAGGTCTGGTGCGCGGACATCACCTATATCCAGCTCGGTAAGCGCTGGCTTTACTTCTCGGTAGTTTTGGATCTGTTTGCCCGCCGAGTGGTGGGATGGTCGTATTCACTGGTCGCCGATGCGACGCTGGCAAGTGAGTCACTGCGCATGGCTGTTGAATTGAGAGGGCGGCCTAAAGGTGTGCTGTTTCATTCCGATCAGGGCTGCCAGTACACCAGCCATAAATTCAGGGCCGAACTGCAGGCACATGAGCTGAAGCAGAGCATGAGTCGAAAAGGCCAGTGCTGGGATAACGCCCCGATGGAGCGTTTTTTTGGCAGTTTGAAGTCCGAGTGGGTGCCCGAGAAAGGTTACAGCTCGGAGTGCGAAGCTCGGGCAGATATCAACCGATATGTGGCGCGCTACAACAGCGTAAGGCGCCACAGTTACAACGGTTACCACTCACCGATAGCGGCGGAAAAGCTAGCGGCGTGA
- the creD gene encoding cell envelope integrity protein CreD — translation MNRSLLFKLGAIALLILLLLIPLLMINGIISDRQQLRDGVLMDIARSSSFAQRLTGPVMVVPYRKTVREWKLNEKLNKRYEETREERGRLYFLPERFELDGQVQTELRARGIYQARLFHADNRISGRFQLPAQLGITENFADYRFEPAFLAMGISDIRGIENALTLELGDQRLEFAPGSLVDWLGEGVHVLLPDQDSSQPAAVDFAFDLRLQGTEQLQVVPVGKTSQVSLASNWPHPSFIGNFLPAQREVTDKGFTAHWQTSFFATNLEQALQTCLDRQGCDDFNNRSFGVNFIDPVDQYLKSERAIKYALLFIALTFAGFFLFEVLKNLAVHPIQYALVGFALAFFYLLLLSLSEHLGFALAYLISASACVLLIGFYVCHVLRSVVHGLGFSVGLAALYGLLYGLLSAEDYALLMGSLLLFSLLGTVMVLTRRLDWYGVGKRKVEAVQ, via the coding sequence ATGAACCGCAGCCTGCTTTTCAAACTTGGCGCGATTGCGCTGCTGATCCTGCTGTTGCTGATTCCGTTGCTGATGATCAACGGCATTATCAGCGACCGCCAGCAACTGCGCGACGGCGTATTGATGGACATCGCCCGCAGTTCCAGCTTCGCGCAGCGCCTCACCGGCCCGGTAATGGTGGTGCCTTATCGCAAGACGGTGCGCGAATGGAAACTCAATGAAAAACTCAACAAACGCTACGAAGAAACCCGCGAGGAGCGCGGCCGTCTGTATTTCCTGCCGGAGCGCTTTGAACTCGACGGCCAGGTGCAGACCGAGCTGCGCGCACGGGGCATCTACCAGGCGCGGTTGTTTCATGCCGACAACCGCATCAGTGGGCGTTTCCAACTGCCAGCACAACTGGGCATCACGGAAAACTTCGCTGATTACCGTTTTGAACCGGCGTTTCTGGCGATGGGCATCAGCGATATTCGCGGCATCGAAAATGCGCTGACGCTGGAGCTGGGCGATCAGCGCCTGGAATTTGCGCCGGGCTCCCTGGTGGACTGGCTGGGGGAGGGCGTGCATGTGCTGCTGCCCGACCAGGACAGCAGCCAACCCGCCGCCGTGGACTTCGCCTTTGACCTGCGCCTGCAGGGCACCGAACAACTGCAGGTGGTGCCCGTGGGCAAGACCAGCCAGGTATCACTTGCCTCCAACTGGCCGCACCCAAGCTTTATCGGCAACTTCCTGCCGGCGCAGCGGGAAGTCACCGACAAGGGCTTTACCGCCCACTGGCAAACCTCGTTCTTCGCAACCAACCTCGAGCAGGCCCTGCAAACTTGCCTGGACCGCCAGGGCTGTGATGACTTCAATAACCGCAGCTTCGGCGTGAACTTCATCGACCCGGTGGACCAGTACCTCAAGAGCGAGCGCGCGATCAAATACGCGCTGCTGTTCATCGCCCTGACCTTTGCCGGCTTCTTCCTGTTCGAAGTGCTCAAGAACCTGGCGGTGCACCCCATCCAGTACGCCTTGGTGGGCTTTGCATTGGCGTTCTTCTACCTGCTGCTGTTGTCGCTGTCCGAGCATCTGGGGTTTGCCCTGGCGTACCTGATATCGGCCAGCGCCTGCGTGCTGTTGATCGGCTTCTACGTGTGCCATGTGCTGCGCAGCGTGGTCCATGGCCTGGGCTTTTCGGTGGGCTTGGCGGCGTTGTATGGGTTGTTGTACGGGCTGCTGAGTGCCGAGGATTACGCGTTGCTGATGGGCTCGTTGTTGCTGTTCAGCCTGCTGGGCACGGTGATGGTGCTGACGCGCAGGCTGGATTGGTATGGCGTGGGCAAGCGCAAGGTGGAGGCGGTGCAATGA
- the creC gene encoding two-component system sensor histidine kinase CreC → MRLGLRIFLVYALFIGLTGYFVLNTVMKEIRPGVRQSTEETLVDTANLLAEILRTDVKNGTLGQSHWPQVLKAYGNRQPGAVIWGLPKNQVNHRIYVTDAKGTVLLDSTGEAVGQDYSRWNDVYLTLRGEYGARSTRSEADDPTSSVMHVGAPIRDDGRIIGVVTVAKPNSSLQPYVDRTERRLLWYGAGLVTLGLLLGALLSWWLSVALKRLTAYAEAVSEGRRAELPHYRGGELKQLSTAVEHMRTQLEGKAYVEHYVHTLTHELKSPLAAIRGAAELLQGDMTREQQQRFVGNIDSESARLQQLIERLLNLAQVEQRQGLEEQSSIALAGLVDDVLKAQCARIESAGLQVEQSIGADVRVFGEPFLLRQALGNLLDNALDFTPPGGELRFSAQVRHNDVRVSLFNQAAPIPDYALPRLSERFYSLPRPASGRKSTGLGLNFVEEVMKLHGGTLQIGNVPGGVEVVLHLHTISTLPT, encoded by the coding sequence ATGCGCCTGGGGCTGCGGATTTTCCTGGTGTACGCGCTGTTTATCGGCCTGACCGGTTACTTTGTGCTCAACACAGTGATGAAGGAAATCCGCCCCGGCGTACGCCAGTCCACCGAAGAAACCCTGGTGGACACCGCCAACCTGCTCGCCGAAATCCTACGCACCGATGTGAAGAACGGCACCCTCGGCCAGAGCCACTGGCCGCAGGTGCTCAAGGCGTATGGCAATCGTCAGCCGGGCGCGGTCATCTGGGGCCTGCCGAAGAACCAGGTCAACCACCGCATCTATGTCACCGACGCCAAGGGCACGGTATTACTCGACTCCACGGGCGAGGCGGTGGGTCAGGACTATTCCAGGTGGAACGACGTGTACCTGACCCTGCGCGGTGAGTACGGCGCGCGCTCAACCCGCAGCGAAGCGGATGACCCAACCTCGTCGGTGATGCACGTGGGCGCGCCGATTCGTGACGACGGCCGGATTATCGGCGTGGTGACCGTGGCCAAGCCCAATAGCTCGTTACAGCCCTACGTCGACCGCACCGAGCGGCGCCTGCTGTGGTACGGCGCCGGGCTGGTGACTCTGGGCCTGCTGCTGGGCGCACTGTTGTCTTGGTGGCTGAGCGTCGCCCTGAAACGCTTGACCGCCTATGCCGAGGCCGTCAGCGAAGGGCGTCGGGCCGAGTTGCCGCATTACCGTGGCGGCGAGCTCAAGCAGCTGTCCACCGCTGTCGAACACATGCGCACGCAGCTGGAGGGCAAAGCCTATGTCGAACATTACGTGCACACCCTGACCCACGAACTGAAAAGCCCGCTGGCGGCCATTCGCGGCGCGGCGGAGTTGCTGCAGGGCGACATGACCCGCGAACAGCAGCAGCGTTTTGTCGGCAATATCGACAGTGAAAGCGCGCGCCTGCAACAGTTGATCGAGCGGTTGTTGAACCTGGCGCAGGTGGAGCAACGCCAGGGGTTGGAAGAACAATCGAGTATCGCGCTGGCGGGCCTGGTCGATGATGTACTCAAGGCGCAATGTGCGCGGATCGAAAGCGCCGGCCTGCAGGTCGAGCAAAGTATCGGCGCCGATGTGCGGGTGTTTGGCGAACCCTTCCTGCTGCGCCAGGCCCTGGGCAACCTGCTGGACAACGCCCTGGACTTCACCCCGCCCGGCGGCGAACTGCGGTTCAGTGCGCAGGTGCGGCACAACGACGTTCGGGTGAGCCTGTTCAACCAGGCCGCGCCGATTCCGGATTACGCCTTGCCGCGCCTGAGCGAGCGTTTCTATTCCCTGCCGCGTCCGGCCAGCGGGCGCAAAAGCACCGGCCTGGGCCTTAACTTTGTCGAAGAAGTGATGAAGCTGCACGGCGGTACGCTGCAGATCGGCAACGTACCGGGTGGCGTGGAGGTGGTGCTGCATCTCCACACAATCTCCACACTGCCCACATAA
- a CDS encoding TonB-dependent siderophore receptor: MSRTLDTLLRPSLLALAIALGAPLLSAPLIAAEQATSVRAYNLPAAPLAATLNQIASQAGLALTLNPALAAGKTSAPVKGQFDAQGALREALRGTGLQLEQSSAGTFTLVAIADGVVALPETSIIGQGSYESAWGPVDGYVATRTAAGTKTDTPIAELPRSVTVITRQQMEDRSVLNLNDALRYTAGVQSSGYGSDSRSDWLLVRGFVPTQFLDGLPLPKGNYATPKIDTWNLERIAVLRGPASSVYGQTPPGGLLDMVSRRPQADASNEIEVQAGSNNHKQINFDSTGKIDDEGQFLYRISGVVRDSNTAVDHIPDKRYNVAPSLTWNINDDTKLTLLTQFTRDDTGITGQFLPLQGTKLSSPAGKISHHKNLGDPDWEFYDRTYYALGYAFETRLNDTWQFHQNLRYTKNDLSFQGITAGGAFFPNGPEVAVDADGNVSRSAGKVDENIGQFAVDNNFQADFKTGSISHTLLLGLDHQRSDSDARWLWGSAGVPTINFNRPVYGQDFSKVQYFSMYDYTQKTHQTGFYVQDQMALDNWRLTLGGREDWVHTGTTFHNQNDATNTQRDKHFSGNAALSYVFENGITPYLSYAESFQAGSGTQVGSTGAFKPTEGKQYEAGLKYQPPGTQALFTAAVFDLTQQNTSVTEGSITRQVGEVRVRGFELEASADVTESLKLVGSYTYNDSEIIEGAAAEKGNRLNQLPRNQATGWADYTWRSGMLDGFGVGAGVRYVSDTYGNAANTELGHVGSYTVYDASVHYDLGRLNSTMKGVTVAVDAKNIFNKDYLSTCDGFYCYYGDQRNVVASVNYKF; this comes from the coding sequence ATGTCCCGCACGCTAGACACTTTATTGCGCCCCAGCCTGTTAGCCTTGGCGATTGCCCTCGGCGCCCCGCTGCTCAGCGCCCCGCTGATCGCCGCCGAACAGGCCACCAGCGTGCGCGCCTACAACCTGCCGGCCGCACCACTGGCCGCCACCCTGAACCAGATCGCCAGCCAGGCCGGCCTCGCCCTCACCCTCAACCCGGCGCTCGCCGCCGGCAAGACCTCGGCCCCGGTCAAGGGCCAGTTCGACGCGCAGGGTGCGTTGCGTGAAGCGTTGCGGGGCACGGGGTTGCAGTTGGAGCAGAGCAGCGCCGGGACGTTTACGTTGGTAGCGATTGCAGATGGTGTCGTGGCGTTGCCGGAGACGAGCATTATTGGTCAGGGCAGTTATGAGAGCGCGTGGGGGCCGGTGGACGGCTATGTTGCCACTCGCACTGCAGCGGGCACCAAGACCGACACGCCCATCGCAGAATTGCCCCGTTCGGTCACGGTAATCACTCGCCAACAAATGGAGGACCGCTCTGTTCTCAACCTTAACGATGCCCTGCGCTACACCGCAGGCGTGCAGAGCAGCGGCTATGGCTCGGATTCACGCAGCGATTGGTTGCTGGTGAGGGGTTTCGTTCCCACTCAATTCCTCGACGGCCTACCACTCCCAAAAGGCAACTACGCCACGCCCAAAATAGACACCTGGAACCTTGAGCGAATTGCCGTCCTGCGTGGCCCCGCATCGTCGGTTTACGGGCAAACACCGCCAGGGGGATTGTTGGATATGGTCAGCCGACGTCCCCAGGCCGACGCCTCGAACGAAATTGAAGTACAAGCCGGCAGCAATAATCACAAGCAGATCAACTTCGATAGCACCGGCAAAATCGACGACGAAGGCCAGTTTCTCTATCGTATCAGCGGCGTCGTGCGCGACAGCAATACTGCGGTGGACCACATCCCCGACAAGCGCTACAACGTTGCCCCCAGCCTTACTTGGAATATCAATGACGATACCAAGCTGACCCTGCTCACCCAGTTCACCCGCGACGATACCGGTATTACCGGACAGTTTCTGCCGCTTCAGGGCACCAAACTAAGCTCGCCCGCCGGGAAGATTTCCCACCATAAGAACCTGGGTGATCCGGATTGGGAATTTTATGATCGCACCTACTACGCACTCGGCTATGCCTTCGAAACACGCTTAAACGACACGTGGCAGTTTCACCAGAACCTGCGCTATACCAAGAATGACTTGTCGTTCCAAGGCATAACCGCCGGTGGCGCGTTCTTCCCAAATGGACCTGAAGTCGCGGTCGACGCCGATGGCAACGTGAGTCGCTCTGCAGGCAAGGTCGATGAGAACATCGGCCAGTTTGCCGTAGATAACAATTTTCAGGCTGACTTCAAGACCGGTTCGATCAGTCATACGCTGCTACTGGGGCTCGATCACCAGCGCTCGGACAGTGACGCACGCTGGCTGTGGGGCTCGGCAGGTGTCCCCACCATCAACTTCAACCGCCCGGTATATGGACAGGACTTCTCCAAGGTCCAGTACTTCAGCATGTACGACTACACGCAGAAGACGCACCAGACCGGTTTCTACGTCCAGGACCAAATGGCGCTGGACAACTGGCGGCTGACCCTGGGTGGACGCGAAGACTGGGTGCACACCGGCACCACGTTCCATAATCAGAACGACGCCACCAATACTCAGCGCGACAAGCACTTCAGCGGCAATGCTGCACTGAGCTACGTCTTCGAAAACGGTATCACTCCGTACCTGTCCTACGCCGAATCATTCCAGGCAGGGTCAGGCACCCAAGTGGGCAGTACCGGGGCGTTCAAACCCACCGAAGGCAAGCAGTACGAGGCCGGCCTCAAGTATCAGCCGCCAGGCACCCAAGCCCTGTTTACCGCTGCAGTGTTCGACCTGACACAGCAAAACACCTCCGTTACCGAAGGCAGTATCACTCGTCAGGTGGGTGAAGTACGGGTCCGTGGTTTTGAATTGGAAGCCAGCGCTGACGTCACAGAAAGTCTCAAGCTGGTAGGTTCCTATACCTACAACGACAGCGAAATTATCGAGGGTGCAGCCGCTGAAAAGGGCAATCGACTGAACCAATTGCCTCGCAACCAAGCCACGGGATGGGCTGATTACACTTGGCGCAGCGGCATGCTGGATGGCTTCGGGGTTGGCGCGGGCGTGCGCTACGTCAGCGACACCTATGGCAACGCCGCCAACACCGAACTGGGCCATGTAGGCTCCTACACCGTCTACGACGCCTCGGTGCACTACGACCTTGGCCGTTTGAACAGCACCATGAAGGGGGTGACCGTAGCCGTCGACGCCAAAAACATCTTTAACAAGGACTACCTGTCTACTTGCGACGGTTTTTACTGCTACTACGGTGACCAGCGTAATGTGGTTGCCAGCGTGAACTACAAATTTTAA
- a CDS encoding transposase has translation MMRKSYSSEFKLNAASMALDQNMPVPEICASLDIGPTALRRWVEQVRKERAGATMVGTKAITADQKKIQELQTLLRQKDRDIEILKKASVLLLLDSKDHFL, from the coding sequence ATGATGCGAAAGTCCTATTCCAGCGAGTTCAAGCTCAACGCCGCAAGCATGGCGCTTGATCAGAACATGCCTGTTCCCGAAATTTGCGCCAGTTTGGATATAGGCCCTACGGCTTTGCGCCGCTGGGTCGAGCAGGTGCGCAAAGAGCGCGCCGGAGCAACAATGGTGGGCACAAAGGCGATTACTGCCGACCAGAAGAAAATTCAGGAACTTCAAACCCTGCTCAGGCAGAAAGATCGGGATATCGAAATCCTAAAAAAGGCCAGTGTTCTCCTGCTTTTGGACTCCAAAGATCATTTCCTCTGA